Part of the Candoia aspera isolate rCanAsp1 chromosome 1, rCanAsp1.hap2, whole genome shotgun sequence genome, GGGCCACCTGCCAGCCTTGGCTTCTTCTCTGGCAGCCTTCTCAAGGTCTTTTTCTATTGGGGGGGTGAATGCTTCTGGAGCCTGTCAAAGGTGGGAAAGGAGCTGCACAGACCCTGCGGAGTGGCCAGGGAGCCCCCAGGAGCCCAAGGATGGCAGTTTGCCAGCGGAGGGTGCGGCTCCCGCCAACACTGTCCTTGCAAGATTGCCCCTCCCGGCAGAGGACCGTGGGGGTTATGCAGCCACCGCTGGCCCTCCCACGCCCAAAAGCCAGATGCAACAAGGAGGCAGGCTGAATAGTCCCCACTCCTGGTTCTTCTCACCAGCCCCCTGCTCTCCTTTAGTCTGTTTGGATATAGCAACTCCAGCTAGCTACCGATGTACAGCTTGGGTTGAATAGAAAGGCCCCCATGGGACGGCCAGGATGCAGCCCACACGCACGCACCACCTCCCAGCTCAAACGAAACAGAACTTAGTAACGCCATGCATGAACCAAAAAGCTGAAGAAAGCAGGCGAGTGCCTTAAGGAACAGAAAAAGGATGTTGGCGCCATTTCCACCCATCCTGGGACAAGGGGGGTGTCCTGGGGGCTGCCGCAGCATTGCTGGTCAGCCCCAGGGATCAGCAGGGCACCTTGGCTAGGACGCAAGTGGCAGATCGTTTGGGGGACATTGTGGAGCTGAGCCAGGATGCCCATGGCACCCTCCTTGTGGCAGGACGAATTGGCTTCTGCCTCTCCCTCCTGGGCATTGGGAAGTAGACTCTGGTGCTCCTGGGCAGAGGGTCTCTGTCTGGCTCCGGCAGTTGGGGGAGGCCTCAGAGGGGCCACTGCACAAGGAAGGGGCTGCTTCCTGGCTAACTGCCTAGGGGAGGCAACACTCACCAGCCAGTCTGGCAACGGTTCCTGTGAAACACTCAGGACCAGGCCCTCACTTGTCGCAGGTCGCCGTGAAGGAGGGGCAGGTGTACATCTTGGCCAAGATGAAGGTAGGCAGCTCTCCCCGTGCCTGACTCTGCAGCCTGCAGGACATTCCCCACCCCCGGTGGCCtggcttcctttccccttccctccctggcAGGATCTTGAAAGGAGTTGCAGAGTGAAGCTCATGGCCAAGCAGTGCCAGCTGAACCCCCAGACGGTGCTGCTTCTTGGAGCAGGTGAGCCGGGGGGGTGGGCAGGGCACAGCCAGGCTGAGGCCTGGGAACACGGCAGAGCTTGTGCGCACGTCTCTCCTCCCTCCAAGGCCCCGCTGCTCTGACTTGTGCCGAGACGCTCCGACAGGAAGGCTTCACTGGCAGGATCATCATGGCCACTCGGGAGAAGCACCTTCCCTATGACAGAACAAAACTGAGCAAGGTCTGGGCTGGGGAGGGAAGGGTTCTTCCTGTCGTGGCGGGGGGTGGGCAGCAAGCGGAGCAGTCACCTCTCTGCAGAGAGAGGAATGCTGCtgctggggtgggagggggaccCCCAACGTTCCGGCGGTAGGCATGAGCCTCAGGGCTTCAAAAGCAGCCATACAAGCCAAAGGGGGCAAACCCCTGGTACCCCAAGTACCCGGGAGGGTACTGGCTGCAGAAGGGGCCCCGGGTGCCCTATACTCCTGGGTGTCGAGAAGCCCCACGCCCATAAAACCTTGCTTCTCACTCCTTGTAGGAATTGGGGGCTGCAGCAGAGAGCATTTATCTCCGGACTCAGAGTTTCTTGGATGCGCACGACATTGAAGTCTGGAAGCAGAGAGAGGCGAGTGGGATGGCTGGGCCACAGCACAAAGAAGGCGCTTGCTCTTGAAATTGCCTTTGGGCTCCATGCcctccccccccgccgccgccgccagcaaGCAGCCCGTTCAGGTCTGCTGGTGTTCTGTAGCTTAGCCAACAAAACAGCTCCGGGAAGTGCTGAATTCTGTGAAATGCCATCTCTGCTCTGGAAAGTAAAACCAACATTTTGGGAGGTCTGACCGCACATGCTCCCCAACTGGCAATGTTTCCTCATGACAGCATGAGCCCAAGTGCCAGCACACTCAGGGGCGAAGTTGCCCCGGGCCCAGCATTGCCAAGTCAGCCAAGGAGGCCTCCTTGAGCCTGCTGCCAGCTTGACTTCATCTTGAGCCTGGAGGGGCCCACCTGCATCTGCCCATTCCCTGGACTCTCTGGCTAGCTTTCATCTGGCTGCAGGTGGTGTCTCTGGATCCCACGGGCAAAATGGCCCACTTCCGGGGTGGGACATGCCAGGCATACAACAGCCTGCTGATCGCCACAGGCAGCAGGTAAAGTGATGCAGCCTGAAGGTCTGGCACCCAGGGAAGGGAGTGGAGGGGTTGCCGAGGGTTCACAGAGGGTGCTGGGTGAGGGCCTGGGGCTGCCTTGCTGTGGAGACTGGTTTCTTTCCTTGTTGGCCTAGGCCCCGGCCACTCAAGTGCCCAGGGTCGAATCTGGAGAACGTCTGCATGCTCCACACACCTGAAGATGCCCAGCGGATCCTGGACTTGGCTGTGGGCAAAGCCGTAGTGATCGTGGGAGCTTCTTTCGTTGGTATGGAGACCCCAGAGCCATTCTTTCCCCCACCCTTGGGCAGCCAAGCACTCCAGGTCTGCAAGTGGGAAGCACCAGAGGCTATCCACATGCACCCCCCAACTTTTCATGCTGGCATCCTCTCAGCTCCTGGCCTTCCTTTCATGCAGGGATGGAGGTAGCAGCCAGCCTTGTTGGCAAAGCAGCCCACCTTCAGGTGGTGGAAAGAGAAGAGCTCCCCTGCCAGCTGGCCCTTGGAGGTCAGGTGGGCACTGTGGCCATGAAGGTAGGGAGGGGTGAGCAGATCCCACAGCAGCAAAAGCTACAGCATGAGAGCAAAGAGagggctcgggggggggggttggcccCCAGTGGCTCTGCCCAAAGTTACCTCCACACAGGCTGGTTTTTGTGGCTGAGACTGGGCACCAAATCTTTGTTTAATCTTGGAAAAACAGCTACAGCTTGCTCTCTCCTGGGAAAGGTGGTGTGTCCTAGGTAGAGCCTTTGCGGTGCAAACGTTTGTGCCATGGAAGGTTTCTTTGGCAGGGGTCAAGCCTCGATTTGGCTCAAGCACTTCCAGTTACCAGCAGAGTCCCTTCTAGGCCCTCCTTCTCCTCTGAAGCCTTTCTGGATTACAGAGGCCTCTCGGAGCAGCCAGGCCTGGGAGGGATATGGCTGGAAGAGAGCAGCACAGCAGGTGGAATAACAcccgttcctccctccctcccagatgCTGGAAGCCCAGGGAGTTCAGTTCCACCTAAAGGCGGATGTGGCACAACTGCAGGGAGAAGACGGGAAGGTCTGGGGACCCCAGAGGCTGGCAGGCCAGGTCTACTAGAAGGGGGTGGGAGGCAGGGGGCTGCTGCTCATCTCtgctttctcccccctcccaggTCACAAGCGTCGTTCTTGGCAATGGTTCTGTTCTTCCTGCAGACCTGGTGGTCGTGGGGATCAGTGAGTTGGGGGAGCTCCGGCAGCATTTGCTCGCCTACAGTGGGCcagggggagtgggggagagaaagagcaagCAAGCAGAGGATGGGCTTGTGCTGCGCTAAAGCAGGAGGCGGCAGCTTCCTTTTCAAAATGGACAGCGACCAGGGACGGAACAGGGCTGGCATTTCCTCTTCTGGCCACCAGGGTGGGCAGCAAAGGCTGGGGAACACAGGGCTGGGCTCCTGCATCTGGCCCCCACCGGGGAGGCTGTGGCCTGGCCACACCTGGAGGAGAGGGCTTCCACTGCAGCTGCCGTTAGCAAAGGCATGAACTGCAATGGCCCCCGGGGGTGGGAAGTCTCCAGCCCTGTTGGGGAGCGGGGCCAGCCCCACTCATGTTGTCTGAAAAGCGAGACTGTCCAGGGTTCTCCGGCAGTTCCACTTGCCTCCTGCAGGCGTCACCCCGAATTCCACTTTTGTCCAGGGAAGCACCATCAGGCTCGACCGCAGTGGCGCCATCCTGGTGGACCTGGTAAGCAGGGAGTGGGCCACCCCGAGGGAATACATCCTCCCCACCCACTGCCAACCACCTTCTGCTCTCCCTTCCAGTCCATGCAGACCAGCACCCCATCTGTCTTCGCTGCTGGGGACGTGGCCTCCTTCCCTGTGGCTCTGCTGGGTGGGAAGACCGCAGCCCTCCATCACTGGCAGATTGCCCAAGCCCACGGTATTTACCTCTTTCAGGCTGAGCCCTCGGCCGTGGGGCAGGGGAACGACCAGGCAGGCTCCCAGCAGCCAAACCCACCCCAGGGCAAAACAGGCACCCCCATGGGCCACTGAGGAACAGAGCCTTGGCCTGGTTGGGCCCTTCATCAGCTCCAGGCTGAGGCTGGAGGGAGCTCCTCTGGGGTTGTCTGAGCAGTGCATTTAGCCTGCAGCAGCGCCCCCAGCTGCCGTCCTCCTCCCGGGGGCAACTTGCTCTGAACAAGAGGGCTCCAggcaggggagctgggggtgggtgagGGCCCTTTTGCAACTGCAGCCCCATAGTAAGCCTGGCAGGCTGGGTCTCCTCAACCCAGACAGAGACCGGTGGTTCCCCATCGTGTGGCTCAACGCGGCATGCAAGCCCGGCTGGGCCCAGGGCTGTGCTCGTCCAGCAGCCCTTCCTGAGGCTCTGCAGTGCGGGCCCCCTTTGGCTTGTGCCGCTCGAGACCTCCTAAGCATTGGGTGGGCCAGCTTCTTGGGTTCCTTTGTGCTGCGAGGGGGCAAGAGGCCACCACCGACTGCCCACCTTCTCCCTGCCCAGGACGCGTGGCCGCACTTAACATGCTTCAGAAGCAGGAGCGGCTCGGTGCCATTCTTTTGGACCAAGCTGCAGTCAAAGAGCATCCGATATGCAGGTAACCTGGGGCAGGGGGCACAGCAGGGCAGCGAGAGCTAGCATTGGAAAGCCTCAGGCCAAAGAGGGGCCCTAGCCACTCAGCCCTCCAGGGCCAGGTGCGTTGCCCGGCCAGGATTGGACCCCTGCCCTGATCCGTGTTCTCAGGCTGCGGGACGGGCTACACGGAAACGGTGCTGAAAGGCCTTCTGGAGCAGGAGAGGTTCCTCCTCTTCTACATCAGGTGAGAAGGCGGCTTTGAGGGAGCCAGAGACGCAAAGAATGTACCTGGCAGGGGGGGCAGGGGCGAGACAAGCAGATTCTTTGTAACGCATCCTGCGGGGGAGTCGGAGGACTTGCTAGAAGGGCCAGCGCCCCCTGTTGGCTCCCCATCTGGAATGGCTTCTGTTGGCCAGGGCTGTGCCACACTCCAATGCCAGTGGGTGCCCAGATGAGCAACTCTGCCTACCAGTGACCAGTCTTGGGCAGTTAGCTAGATGTGAAGGAGTTGGGGAGGAGGCCACCCCCGCTCTGGAGACCAAGATCCCGAGGGTCAGTGCCAAGAACCTCAACTTCTGGGGCCCTATGCACCCCTCCCACCCTCCCCGCAAAGGCCCCCCCTCACCAAGAAACAGAGAGACGGCTCCTCCCTCAAACCGCCCTCTTCCCTCCCAGGGATGGCTTCGTGACTGCAGCTGCCAGCCTGAACTCTGACCCCCTGGTGGCCCTGGTGGCCGAGGCCCTGCACTCAGGGAAGAGCATCTCCAAGCAAGAGGCAGAGTAAGTCCCTTCCCAAGACTGCCAGCCCTTGAGCGCTTTGTGCCAGCCCCCTTTGAGCCAAGCCATTTCTTTGCAGGATGATGGCAGAGAGAAAGGAGCTGCAGAAGAGTGAGACGCCCCTGTGGCCTGTGGGAACGGGCAGAGGGCACCACCTCATCTGGCGGAAATAAACCAGGAGCACGAAAACGGCAACTTGGATCTCTTTTTGCCGAAGGTTGAGCCGGGGGCATCTGACCCACCGGCACCCTTTCTGCTTCGCTCCAGCCTTGAGGCTCTAGGGGGAGCCCGGCCCACGGCATACTCGCTCTGGCTGACAAGCCGAGGTCGCCTCCGGCTTCTGGCTCCCGTGGAACAGCGAGCTTCTCAAACCCCCTTCTTTGTTGAGAGAGAGACTAGAGCAGTGGAGAGAGAACAGCTTGACCATCTTGATACCCAAAGTTTTGAGAGGAATCTGCTGCCAGGGGAATGGGGGGTGGGATGGCCCAGGAGCAACTGGGCAGGGGTAGGGCTGAGGGAAGGTTGTGAAGGCCTGGAGGGCTGTTCCTGCCCACTGGTGCCAGCTGAAGGGGAAGCAGCCGCTTCCTGGGCTTAGAATGCACGAAAGCAGGGACCCTCCCCCAAGCCCCAGGCAAACCCTTCCCCCTTCCAGAGGCCCTTCACCTGCAGCAGCCTTTCAGCGTTCCAACCTTCAGCTGAGGGCCCTGCCCCCTAGCTTCCAGCTTGCATGGCCCAGCAGTTCCATGCTCAACCAGCAGATGGTGCTGCGGTCCTGGCACTGCTCTACACAGCTGGATGCCAGTGACTCCTGAATGTCAGGGAAGCAACTTCTCTGCCCCGTGCTCCCCCCAGCATAGGTTGTTTTGAGACTGGATGGGGAAAAGACAGCACAAGCTAGATGGGCCAGGACCACTTCTCTCCCCTCAACTCATCTTACACACTTCTGTCTAAATCCTGGAGCTCCCCTGCTGCTGGGCAGATGGAGTGACAACACTGCATGCACACCCTTTCTCATAGCCCCACACAGCAAGACCCTGCCTCCTCCCATGATATCCTGGCCTGGCAGCAGACTGAGCACCAGTGTTTGGGAAGGGACCTGCTGGCCCTTCCCCATCATGCTTCTGTCCAGAGGGAGGGGCAAAATGGCGGCGGCTGCAATCTAGGGCAAAGGGGCTTCAAGGGTCCCACCACCCCTGCTCCAGAGGGAGGCCCGTCACATTAGGGACCTCATCACCCCTTGGGGGGCCCTTCAACTGAAAGCACAAGGCCTGTGCCCAGCCAACAAGTGGTTCTGAACCAAAGAATGCACAGCCTTCTCAGGAGGAAGGGGGGGAGTAAGAGGAGGAGATGGGTGTCTTTGTGTGAAGAGAGGAGCCAGGCCCAGGCCAGCCCAACACACTGCAAAGCACTTTTCGGTGGCCCAGGGAGCTGAGCTGCAACCCACCTGTCCAGGAAGCCACCCACTGAGGCAGCAGGCCAAGGCCTGACGTGCAGGGTAATGCAGAGGCACAAGCTGGTGCTGCCATTAGGGACGCAGCCGCCCAAAGAGGCCGATCTTGGACCCGAAAGGGCCAGTAGGAGAGGCCCCGAAGTCTGGGGTCTCCACAGGAGAGGCAAGCAGGCCACCTTACCTGACAGCAGTCAAGTTGGTCCAGCTGCTGGCCGCGGGGCTGTGTCCATCCGCAGGCCAGGCCCTGGGTGAGAGCAGCTACAGTCAACAGTTCTTCAACTGGCAGCTTTAGCTGCTGGAGGGGACGTAAAGCGTGCCACTGAAGAACTGCTGCTAGGTAGCCAAAGGGGCCTGGAGCACCAGGCTGGGGGAGAGAGGGGGCACCGttagaggaaggagaaggggCTGGCTTCCGCCTCCCCACCCAACGGAAAGACCAGCAGAGCTGCGGGCAGCGCACGGCCAGCGCCCGTTTCCGCCGCAGAGAGCAGCGTGAGTCATGCCAGCCCTGCCCTGTGGTGGACGGCCGGGTGGTCGCAAAGGGTTGCCTTGGGCTTCTCcgccagccctcgacccctcctggCCTAGAGTGGCCGCCAGGAACAGCCGCGTTCCCCGCGGAGTCCCGAATTCAACGGGGAGGCGAGC contains:
- the LOC134491157 gene encoding LOW QUALITY PROTEIN: apoptosis-inducing factor 3-like (The sequence of the model RefSeq protein was modified relative to this genomic sequence to represent the inferred CDS: inserted 2 bases in 1 codon) encodes the protein MREVEVTGHPVLLVREHLKFRALGSRCPHAGAPLCKGYLARGRLRCPWHGACFSTETGDIEEYPTLDCLPVFQVAVKEGQVYILAKMKDLERSCRVKLMAKQCQLNPQTVLLLGAGPAALTCAETLRQEGFTGRIIMATREKHLPYDRTKLSKELGAAAESIYLRTQSFLDAHDIEVWKQREVVSLDPTGKMAHFRGGTCQAYNSLLIATGSRPRPLKCPGSNLENVCMLHTPEDAQRILDLAVGKAVVIVGASFVGMEVAASLVGKAAHLQVVEREELPCQLALGGQVGTVAMKMLEAQGVQFHLKADVAQLQGEDGKVTSVVLGNGSVLPADLVVVGISVTPNSTFVQGSTIRLDRSGAILVDLSMQTSTPSVFAAGDVASFPVALLGGKTAALHHWQIAQAHGRVAALNMLQKQERLXVPFFWTKLQSKSIRYAGCGTGYTETVLKGLLEQERFLLFYIRDGFVTAAASLNSDPLVALVAEALHSGKSISKQEAE